DNA from Sorex araneus isolate mSorAra2 chromosome 6, mSorAra2.pri, whole genome shotgun sequence:
TGGGGCCCCAGCTGACTTCCTCTGCCCCGGCCCCCTGCTGTGGAGCCCCCAGGGAAGCGAGGGTGTGACCCACGGGTGTCTTCTGGCCCAGACCCCTGGGCTGTGTTGGTGGGAGGGGCACCCCCTGGATTGCTGAATTAGTGAGAGGGTGCAGGCCTCAGGGTGGAAAGGCGGTGGGGGGTGTGCCCCCTGCTGGTGCCTCGGGGGAATCCCGGCCCCCCAAGCAGGTGGACTGAGAAGCCAGGGTGTGGGGCTGCCCCCAGCTGCAGCGGGCTGGGTCTCAGCCTGCCCTTCCTCTGCCCCCAGCTCACCCGCGAGTTCTTCACCAAGGAGCTCACCAGGCACTACCAGGGCAACAACGACACGGACGCCTTCTCCGCCACCTGGAACTCGGTCATGATCACCGTGAGTGGCTCCCTTCCGGGGCCCGGGCTGAGCCGGGACACCCAGCCCACAGCTGGCTTCCCGGCTGCTCGGCTCATGGGACACTAGTCCCAGGTGGGGAGGCACGGGCCCGGCCCCGAGCTGGATCCCGAGTGccgcctctctccccccccattcctgctgggtgtggctctctcGAGGCCCCCCGCCAGGCCCGGCAGCGCCAGGGGTGGCCCGTTTGAGGAAGAGAAAGTAAgaagaatcaggggctggagagatagcacagcgggtagggcgtttgccttgcacgcggctgacccgagttcgaatcccagcatcccatatggtccctgagcaccgccaggggtaattcctgagtgcagagccaggagtagcccctgtgcatcgccaggtgttacccaaaaagcaaaaaaataaaaaaagaagaatcagggtgggggctggagtgacagcacagcacagcagggaggttggttgccttgcatgctgcggacctgggttcgatccccggcatcctgagccccgccaggagtgattcctgagcacagagccaggagtgagccctgagcaccgtggggtgtgCAAGTATGTGTCAGGGCAAGGGCTGAGAGGTGGGACTAGAGTAGAGTCCCTTCCTGACCTGCGTGGGACTCTGCTTCCAACCCCGGCAGCCCGTGGGCCCccgggcatcactgggtgtatcctggtgacccctgggcaccgctgaggtggccctggtggccctcagcaccccctcggcctgagcactgagccattgGCCTGGTTGTCCGAGAatcactgggactggcccccaggccctctgagcaccatatTGATCAAGTCATCAGGACCTGGCCCCCACCCCGAGTGAGCGCAGCTCAGAGAGGCTGCGTGCCTCCTGCTGGTGCACAGAGCGCAGCAGGCCTGGCCCAGGGCCGCCTCGGCGTGGCCTCGGAGAGGGCAAGTGTGCGCCtggcccacccccaggcccctccctctctctccgctCTTCTCCCAGTTCGGCTGCTGTGGGGTGAACGGCCCCGAGGACTTCCGGTTCGCGCCTGTTTTCCGCCTCCTGACCCTGGACAGTGCCGAGGTGCCGGAGGCCTGCTGCCGGCGAGAGCCCCAGACGCGGGCCGGGGCGGTGCTGAGCAGGGAGGAGTGTCTGCAGGGCAGGGACCTGTTCCTCAACAAGCAGGTACCGCCCTGCCCCGGGCGTGGGTCTGCCCCTTGGGGCGCGCGTCCGGCTAAGGAGCGGGAAGGCTCTAGGGATCTCCGCCAGTCTGGACCAAGGCCTGGGGTCCCGTCAGCCCCTGAGACCCCAGCagggcagaggaaggaggagggtggTCAGCggtcagtggtgctggggtccagGGGGCAGTAGGGGGTCCGCTCGTGCCGCTCAGGGCCTTTCCATGCAGGGGCAGCCCCGTGCTGCGGGGTGACCAGTGAGAAGCACGCGTGGCCCCAGGAGGTGCCTGCAGATGCCGGGGGGCGGGGTAGGGTGCAGGGGGCTTCATCCAAGCCTTCATCCTGGTCCTGGCAGATGTGCTTTCCTTCCTGTGAGGCCCCTCTGAGACCCCCGTGCCCCCCCCAGGCGGTCTCAGGACGGGGTGCTCCAGGGCCCAACCCAGTTCACTTTGGCATTGGGAGCGTTTGGGGCCAGTGTCCAGAGGACAGGCCCCCAGGGCCCATCCTTGGAAGACCAGGGTGTCTCCCCTCGGTGGGCCACCCCTTTCCTGTGCCCCCAAAGATGGCAAAGTCGGCTCCACGAGCAGAAAGAGACGTACGGTTCCTCCTGGACCACCCCCCAGTAGAAGGGTGCACCTGTGTGGTGTGCATGGCGTGTCACGTAGGGAGCATGTATCCACATGATGTGgtggtgtctctgtgtctgtgcactTATGCCTGTGTgcatgatgtgtgtatgtgtttggagTGTCATGAGTGTTGTGCGTACACGTGTGTGTGGATGGTGTGCAGGGTATGTAtggcatatgtgtatgtgtgtggcgtgcatcatacatgcatgtatgtttctgtgGTATTTATGGAGTTTATGCTATAGGTATGCACACAcctttgtatgtgtctgtgtgtggtgtgtggtatatatacacgtGGCAGCAAAAACATGCGTATATGGGatagtgtgtgcatgcatacatgcatgacTGTCTATGTGTGGTAGTTGCATACACCTGTGTattctgtgtgtatgcatgtttgcgTATGTGatgtatgcatacatgcatgcctGTATGTGTGGTAGTGTGTATGCAGGCATATCTGTGGTAGcattgtgtgtgtattgtgtatgtgtgttggtgtgttggtgtgtgcgtgcacgtgtcaGGCCTGCGTCGCCTCTGACTGGAACAGTTGCCACATTGTGTAGCCCACGATGTGGACAGGGTCCCTGAGCTCCCCGGCCCCCACAGCAGCCAGGACTCAGGACCCTCGTGTGCTCCCCCACTCTCTGCAGTGGGGGCTCGGAGGGCGTGGGGGGTACAGCCAAGGGTGTGGTGAGTGCGGGCCCACCCACCACCTTGCCCCCCAGAGCAGAGGGGGGCTGCCGGGGGGGCTGTGTGCAGCCTCCAGCCCACTCCCTGCCCAGCCAATGCCCCCCGCTGCTGCCTgatcctgccccaccccctcccccagggctgctACACCGTCATCCTCAACGCCTTTGAGACCTACGTCTACCTGGCCGGGGCCCTGGCCATCGGGGTGCTGGCCATCGAGGTAAGTGAAGGGCGCTCCCGTACTCCCCAGAAGCCAGGCACTCAGCCTTCCCCTGTCTCCGCGTTTGTAATAACCAAGgaccctggggggggggaggcgcccACGTGGTCAACTCCCTGAGACCCTTGGCTGAACTTGGGACACAGGCAGAGCAAGGCTCTGACCAGTGGGAATAGAAAGGCCTTAGAtgaacccccccacctcccagcccgcCACGCCACCCGACAGCCCAATACTGGACAGCGCAGCCAGCCCAGAAGGTGTGCTCTTCTGGATCAGACGCCTtccctgtgggtgctggggaactTTGAGGGCCGGTGGGCCTCCCAGGGTAGTCTTAGCCCCTCCCCGAGGCTCCGGAACCCCCACAAAAAAGTGGTCACTGCTTGAGTCCCAAGAGACGATACAGCcgatggggggggggtctgccttgcacgcagcggacctaggatcaatcccagcatcctgtatggtcccgtgagcagcgccaggagtaatccttgagagcAGACCCAGGAATGACAACCCctctccctcaccaccccatACACGCAgccaccaaaaagcaaataaaaaaggcAATGAAAGGAGGGCGATGCGGAGTTGCCACTAGGTGGCGCTGCAGCCCAAGGGCAGAGCTGCCCTCCTGGGTCTCCCACACTCCCGGGGTGGGTCTCTGCCCAGCCCAGCGGCTCCTAGAGGAGACCCGCAGCCTTGCCCAGCCAGACCCTCCCAACCTGCGAGGCCATGGGGCGAGCAGGGGTTATGTCTTCAGCTCCTCCGTTTAGTCGCCTGCATGCCTGCCAGAGGACCCCAGGGGACCACGGCCCCACCACGGGAGCAGGGTCCAGCCCTCGGGGAGCCAGATGGGGGTCCTCTGCCCCGCAGACACCCGGGAAGGATTCTGGGGTCTGCACTTGCCCGTGGGGTTGTGACCCCAGCAGCCACCCGGCCGGCCATCTGGCCCCAGGGGCGTCCAGAAGGCGGGTCCCTGCCTGTCCCTGCTGCCCCAGGGCACGTGGACAGGGCCTGTGAACGGCCCCGAGCTTTCCACTGAGCCGCAGAGCCCCCCAGAGGGGCCTCCCGGTGCTGTTGCATCTTTGCCCCCCCAGGGACAGCTGGGCACCCAGCATAGCCTGCGGGAgtcagccccgcccccgcggcagGGGCCTGGGACAGGGGTCAGTGCAGGGAGGGCAGTGCCCCCGTCTCCGCCCCTGAcgagcccaccccaccccggctctCTCCGCAGCTTCTCGCCATGATCTTCGCCATGTGCCTCTTCCGGGGCATCCAGTAGGAGGGGCGTGGCCTGGAGacgccccacgccccccccccactcggcacccctgccctccccgcacCGGGCGCCGAGCAGCCGCCGGGGGCCAGCGGGGAATAGCTATTTTTGTACAGAACATAGTGAGGTCAAACAGACGGACTGAGGTTCCCCTCTCCTGCCTGGACTCCGGGCTGGGTCACCCTGCGGGGTGAGCCCCGCCCACCAACCCCGGATACTGGACAGAGAccccaggagcagccccgggCCCGCGCCGCCTCGGGGAACAGGAGGGTCCGGGCCACCAGGAGGCAAAAGGCAACGGGCAGAGAAAATCAGCGGGGCGGACGCCCCTGGATGCGCAGTCCTGGCTCTCTGGACAACCGCGGCGCCCCGCCAGTGAGTGTGGACACTGGACCCCTCCCCCATCGCCGGGAACCAGGCCCCCAGGAGGCGCGGGGAGGGTCAGCATCTCACGCACCGGCCACACCGCCCTCGCGTGGACAGGAACCAGGTCATGGCCAGCGACTGTCCAGGACCGCCTGGCTGGGTGCTCCGTCTTGGGCCGGCCGCGgcagcctcctctccccaggaGGAGGGCGGGCGGGCCTGGAATCCCTCTTTCCTCTTCAGAAGGAAGTTCCACACTGTGCCCCCGGGCCTTCACACGCACCTCCCGCATTGCTGAGCCCCAGGGACATTCAGATGGACACACCACACTCACTtccccactgccctctcccccaccaccacaacaacccTGCTCTTACTAACCCCCGGGCGCCCCAGGATCACTGGTTGGCCCTCCTCTGCCAAGTCCCTGCCAAGGCTCCTCCATGCTCTTCTTGCATACCCCCAGGAACGGGGAGCTCACTACCTCCCGGGGCCGCCTCTGCCTTTGACCTGCTCTGGCTCCATCCAGCATCCGCATCCGTGAAACACGAAAGAAAGGGGGTGTTCTGCCGTCCTGGGCCCTTTCTGCGGGACACCCCGCCGTAATCTCTCTAGAATGTTCCCTCCAGACGGAGCAGGCTGAGGTTTCCCCGCAGAGGTCCTCATGGCCGCAGCGTCACCGGCAAAGTCGGTCCCTGCATACCGACCTCAAGTTCCGGAGCAGTTTTGGCCACTGGAGGCCAGGCGGAGAGAGCAGTGCTGCGGCAGGGCTCAGCGGGAGAGGGCAGTGTGGGGCTGGCATCTCGGTTAGTGGTACCTGCCACGGGCACGGGCATCCTGGGGACCGCCCAGGTGCCCAGGAGGAGCCCGTTTCATCCCACAGGTTCTGTGCCTGCACCTGGCTTCAGCAGAGATGTGGCCTAGACCCCAGGAtccccccatctctcctccctGTGCCCACGCTACCACCTGTCCCTTCTGAGCCACCGAGCACCATGCCTGCCGTAAGGATTCAGGctcagcctcctcccctccccgcgcTGTGGTTCCCACCAAATGCAGCCCTTCCTCCAACATCTCCAAATGGGGgcatgggagggggagggttggggccaTAGGATGACAGATAGggcactgcttgccttgcacacagccaacctaggttcgatccccggcaccccatatggtccccccaccccccagcaccgccaggactgactcctgagtgcagagccaggagtaagccctgagcatcgccaggtgtgcctgccccgccccacccccaccaaaagaagAGCCTTCAAATGGGACCTTTCCAACTTGTCCCCGTGTCCGTCTGCCCAGCAGCCCTGTAACCATGCCCAGAGCTCTCTGGTGCCCGTGCCCTGGGGCAGCCCCTGCAGACCCTCCCGGAGGGCTCGCCCCGGCCCCCCTGTGACAGCCCGCCCAGAGCAGTCAGCATGTCTCTGAGTCAAGCTGGGCCATCTGTCTCCTGCCCGGGGCTATCCTGGACCCCCATGTGGTGTGTGTCTTGTCCgttccacacccccaccccaccccacccccacactgcccAGAGGAAGACAGGAACACGTCCTGGGCCCCTGAATGTCTGGCAGGAAGGGCGGGTCTCAGGGGAGACCCCTCACTGTGGGGGTTGAAGCAGACACAAGGGCTGTCCACACCCGCCCACTGCCCATCTGTCCATGCTGGGCAAACGACCGTCTCTGCCGAGAATACCCACCCAGCTCTGGGTCCGGCTGTCTGAAAtcagtcggggtggggtggggtggggtggtgtttCAAAGAAAGGGGTACAGCAGAACCTGTCCCACACCTGGCCTGATGTAGCTCCTCACTGGTgctaggggcgggggggggggggcaagtgtCTGCCGGGCACCCTGTCTGGCACCCTGCCAGCCCCGTCCTCAGCATGGAAAAGGGACCCACACGGCTCGGGGCTGGGTGCACCCCCCCTCGGTTTCCTGTCCCCTCCGCTCCAGGTCACAGAGCCCCCGGCACCCCAGCTCCCCAGAACCCCTTTTCTCGCCCTCCTAACGTTGAAAGTCTATTTTGAGAGCTGTCCGTGGTTCTTGCCGAGACAGCAGAGCTAATTTATCACCGTGGTTTCCcgtgagcccccccccaccccttttataTTATGTATCGAGAGTTTTGTAATATAAAACAGGATGTCCACACGGATGGTTTCGCACTGTTTTTTGTGACTGTTTCttacaaaagagagagaaaggaatgagGAATAAATAGTGGTATGAAGAGGGGTGGTCTTGATtcagaggcagaggaggggaaTGCGCCGGCAAGCTGGAGGGGCCGTGCTGGGGCctttgggtgggtgggcgggccTCGAGGGCCTTCGTCACGGGGAAACTGAGGGCATCACTGTCTCACCAGGACAGGATTTCACCCACCCCGCTGGGCCCAGGCTGCTGGCACCCCAGTCCCTTCCCGTCTCCCCCTGGGCGTCCAGCCTCTGTCCAGTGCCTTTGGGAGGAAGTGTTCAGGTCCGTCAGCCACCTAAGGTTCTGGGGTGCAGATCGAACAGAAGTTTAGCATGTCGGGGGCACTACCCAGGCCTTCAGCGCCATCCCTCCTGGCAGCAGGTgtggctgtggggagaggggaccccTTCCGTGGCCAGAGAGGGGCGAGCCGGGCCTGCCTGAGCATCAGGATCCCTTCTCTCAGCCAGGGGCACTGGACTGGCCCCTGTCCAGTGCCCGCCTATGCACGTGGTAAGGGGGTggcccccacagcctgccccctccagcctcttcctgcccagggcctggggctgcttccacagaggctgggtgccagcgggcagggcaggtCCCGGGGAGGGCACCGGGGGCCACCCCAAGGCCTGGGCAGGGCATGAAGGCAGCTGCCACCTGCTGCAGTCCTGAGTTTCAGTCTCTCCCTCCTGGGCTGGATGGGCGTCCTGGTCCTActcagcccagccccaggccttggGGACCACCCGGCTGCAGGTTCAGGGGGGCAGTTCGGGGATGGGGTGGTGAGGGGGCTGGGCTACATGGGCACAGGACCCCGCAGGCCTgccaaaggataaaaaaaaaatgtgcttcctCATCTCCAACCCCCGCCACCCTTCGCCCCTAGTTAACTGTGCCATCAGTAAGGGCTGGCAGCTctgaaaggaggggagggagggcctgGGATGTCCACGAGCTGGGTGATCACCACGAGTAAGACTGCTGGAAGGGGATCAGGCACGGCAGGGCCAGTCACCCGCCTCCCAGGGAAGCTGCCAATCACGGG
Protein-coding regions in this window:
- the TSPAN18 gene encoding tetraspanin-18; translation: MEGDCLSCMKYLMFVFNFFIFLGGACLLGLGIWVLVDPTGFREIVAANPLLVTGAYILLAMGALLFLLGFVGCCGAVRENKCLLLFFFLFILIIFLAELSAAILAFIFRENLTREFFTKELTRHYQGNNDTDAFSATWNSVMITFGCCGVNGPEDFRFAPVFRLLTLDSAEVPEACCRREPQTRAGAVLSREECLQGRDLFLNKQGCYTVILNAFETYVYLAGALAIGVLAIELLAMIFAMCLFRGIQ